The Cellulomonas oligotrophica sequence CCGTCACCCACGCCGTGTGCACGAGCGGCAGCGCCAGCCCCTCGACCACGACCGCGACGTAGTTGGGGTGCCGCAGCCACCGGTACGGGCCCCGGTCGACCAGCGGCAGCCCGGGCACCACGATCACGCGGGTGTTCCACCGCTCGCCGAGCGTGCCGATGCACCACCACCGCAGCGCCTGGCTCGCGACCACGAGGACCAGGGCGGGCCAGCCCAGCCAGGGCAGGAACGGGCGGTCCGCGACGAGCACCTCGACGACGCACGCGACCAGGAGCCCGGTGTGCAGCGCCACCATGGCCGGGAAGTGCCCGCGGCCGCTCTCGACCCCGCCCCGGGCGAACGACCAGCGGGCGTGCCGCGTGGAGACGA is a genomic window containing:
- a CDS encoding isoprenylcysteine carboxyl methyltransferase family protein, coding for MTPVLTLYLVVVGLTAVERLAELVVSTRHARWSFARGGVESGRGHFPAMVALHTGLLVACVVEVLVADRPFLPWLGWPALVLVVASQALRWWCIGTLGERWNTRVIVVPGLPLVDRGPYRWLRHPNYVAVVVEGLALPLVHTAWVTAVAFTVLNAVLLLRFRIPAEERALQAVHEPV